A window of the Nitrospiraceae bacterium genome harbors these coding sequences:
- a CDS encoding response regulator transcription factor yields the protein MNILIVDDHAIVRRGLKETLADILSSDHPALLLQEAEHAQEAIDLVQKQRWDLVLLDLSLPDRSGLEVLREIKATHHNMPVLALSLQAEDHFALRALKAGASGFLSKDKGIKEVSAAVQKLLAGGHYISPELAEHLALEVSHRHTAAKGQTSQIHRSLSDRELEILQWIARGRRLTQIAGHLNLSVKTVSTYRSRILTKLGMQTTAELIRYAVDQQLT from the coding sequence ATGAATATTTTGATCGTGGACGACCATGCCATCGTCCGCCGCGGCCTGAAGGAAACACTCGCCGATATCCTGTCTTCCGACCACCCGGCACTCCTGCTTCAGGAAGCAGAACATGCGCAGGAAGCCATCGACCTCGTTCAGAAACAGCGTTGGGACCTGGTGCTCCTCGATTTGAGCCTTCCGGACCGAAGCGGATTGGAAGTGCTGCGCGAGATCAAAGCGACGCATCACAACATGCCGGTTTTGGCCCTTAGCCTGCAGGCGGAGGACCATTTTGCCCTGCGTGCGTTGAAGGCAGGCGCCTCTGGTTTTCTGAGCAAAGACAAGGGGATCAAAGAGGTATCCGCAGCCGTACAAAAGCTCCTGGCAGGAGGGCACTACATCAGCCCCGAACTCGCCGAGCACTTGGCCCTCGAAGTTTCCCACCGACATACTGCTGCGAAGGGCCAGACATCACAGATCCACCGCTCACTATCGGACCGGGAGTTGGAAATCCTCCAATGGATCGCCAGAGGCCGCCGCCTGACACAGATCGCGGGCCACCTGAACCTGAGCGTCAAGACCGTCAGTACCTATCGCTCCCGGATCCTTACCAAACTCGGCATGCAGACGACCGCCGAGCTGATCCGCTACGCCGTTGATCAGCAATTGACCTGA
- a CDS encoding EamA family transporter, whose amino-acid sequence MSQGDKASAQSSETTAYAALSLAAVLWGGSIVAQKLALGAFSAVEASALRDIGGLIIVLATWWWQEGRLASFNAADLRTLFLLGLGVLGNHLLILYGLRFVSGAVAGVIIGSAPVVTALLSALLIQDVPLRLVWAGGVLSCAGVALVSVAGFQAAGEQPLLGGLLVFGGVVSWALYSIGSRSIMARVSPLTVNWTTLLVATVLQLPLLWTDRKMLEAGPASVTTPDWLALAYLVVFATAVAQQAWLYGVQGIGPSRASVLGNLTPVAAVALSVAVLQESVGLVELVGIALILAGVWLVGWQSARAK is encoded by the coding sequence ATGAGCCAGGGCGACAAGGCCAGCGCACAGTCCTCCGAAACTACCGCCTACGCGGCGTTATCGTTGGCGGCCGTATTGTGGGGAGGGTCGATCGTTGCGCAGAAGCTCGCCTTGGGCGCGTTCTCGGCCGTCGAAGCTTCCGCGCTCCGCGATATCGGCGGGCTCATCATTGTGCTGGCGACGTGGTGGTGGCAGGAAGGCCGCTTGGCCTCGTTCAACGCCGCAGATCTCCGAACATTGTTCCTGCTTGGGCTTGGAGTGCTGGGTAACCACCTCCTCATCCTCTATGGCTTGCGCTTTGTCAGCGGCGCCGTTGCAGGTGTGATCATCGGTTCAGCACCGGTGGTGACGGCACTGCTGTCGGCATTGTTGATACAAGATGTCCCGCTGCGGCTGGTCTGGGCCGGAGGGGTTTTGTCCTGCGCGGGGGTGGCGCTGGTGTCCGTGGCCGGATTCCAAGCAGCCGGCGAACAGCCCCTCCTCGGCGGATTGTTGGTCTTCGGCGGGGTGGTGAGTTGGGCGTTATATAGTATCGGCAGCCGGTCCATCATGGCGCGCGTGTCGCCGCTCACGGTCAATTGGACTACGCTGCTCGTGGCCACCGTTCTTCAACTACCCCTCCTCTGGACGGACCGGAAAATGCTGGAGGCAGGCCCGGCCTCTGTGACCACGCCGGATTGGTTGGCCCTTGCCTATCTCGTGGTATTCGCCACGGCGGTGGCGCAGCAGGCCTGGCTGTATGGCGTGCAGGGGATCGGACCCTCGCGCGCCTCGGTGCTCGGCAATTTGACGCCCGTCGCGGCCGTCGCGTTGTCGGTAGCCGTGCTGCAGGAATCGGTTGGGCTCGTGGAACTCGTCGGTATCGCCCTGATTTTGGCCGGGGTGTGGCTCGTCGGTTGGCAGTCGGCGCGAGCCAAATGA
- a CDS encoding response regulator transcription factor, whose amino-acid sequence MTRTHHQHAHPLRILLADDHAIVRQGLKQLLEQELVSVQFSEVETGQGLMQAGQNHPWDLAIIDINLPDKNGLDALKEIKILRPELPVLILTLYPEAQYATRALRAGAAGYLTKSTAPAEITLAVDKVLAGGRYISASLAERLADELTRRATPAPTALHELLSDRELEVLRWIARGKTVTEIADQLSLSFKTVSTYRARLLEKLHLNTTADLIRYALDHHLVE is encoded by the coding sequence ATGACTAGGACTCACCACCAACACGCTCATCCCCTTCGAATCCTGCTGGCCGACGATCATGCCATCGTCCGACAAGGGTTGAAGCAGCTACTGGAACAGGAATTGGTCTCGGTGCAGTTCAGCGAGGTGGAAACCGGCCAGGGGCTGATGCAAGCCGGACAGAACCATCCGTGGGATCTGGCCATCATCGATATCAATCTGCCGGACAAGAACGGCTTGGATGCCTTGAAGGAAATCAAGATTCTCCGGCCGGAGCTCCCCGTCCTGATCCTCACCCTCTACCCGGAGGCACAATATGCCACCCGCGCGTTGCGGGCCGGTGCGGCAGGGTATCTGACGAAGAGCACGGCGCCGGCGGAAATCACCCTCGCCGTGGACAAGGTGCTGGCGGGTGGCCGATATATCAGCGCTTCCTTAGCGGAGCGGTTAGCCGACGAACTCACCAGGCGCGCCACACCCGCACCAACAGCACTGCACGAGTTGTTGTCGGACCGCGAACTTGAAGTGCTGCGATGGATCGCCCGAGGCAAGACCGTCACGGAGATCGCCGACCAACTATCGTTGAGCTTCAAGACCGTCAGCACCTACCGTGCTCGGCTCTTGGAGAAACTACATTTGAATACCACTGCCGATCTGATCCGATACGCGCTCGACCACCACTTGGTCGAGTAA
- a CDS encoding class I SAM-dependent methyltransferase yields MPELVSADIETYAESHSLPESPVRRALREETERTMEYARMIVGPLEGAFLHMMAGLVRATRVLEIGMFTGYSALCFAEALPSDGRVVTCEVDEESAAVARRFFGRSEHGGKIDIRMGPALDTLQQLTGPFDLVFIDADKLNYVNYYRRAIELLSPHGAILIDNVLWDGDVLKQPPPDEKTAAIQEVNRVVAADVRVTSVLVPIRDGILVVRKRG; encoded by the coding sequence ATGCCCGAGTTGGTTTCCGCCGACATCGAGACGTATGCCGAATCCCATTCCCTGCCGGAATCGCCCGTCCGGCGCGCATTACGCGAAGAGACCGAACGGACGATGGAATATGCACGCATGATCGTCGGGCCGTTGGAAGGGGCGTTTCTGCATATGATGGCGGGGCTCGTGCGGGCAACCCGGGTGTTGGAAATCGGCATGTTCACCGGCTACAGTGCGCTCTGCTTTGCGGAGGCGCTGCCGTCCGACGGCCGAGTCGTCACCTGCGAAGTGGATGAGGAGTCGGCGGCGGTGGCGCGGCGCTTCTTCGGCCGGTCTGAGCATGGCGGCAAAATCGACATTCGAATGGGGCCGGCCCTCGACACGCTGCAACAACTGACCGGTCCTTTCGATCTGGTCTTTATCGATGCGGACAAACTCAACTACGTGAACTACTATCGCCGCGCGATTGAGCTCCTCTCGCCGCACGGGGCGATTCTCATCGATAACGTACTGTGGGACGGCGATGTATTGAAGCAACCTCCGCCCGACGAAAAGACCGCGGCGATTCAGGAGGTCAATCGGGTGGTGGCGGCCGATGTCCGTGTGACATCGGTGTTGGTTCCGATCCGCGACGGCATTCTGGTGGTGAGAAAACGGGGATGA
- a CDS encoding PAS domain S-box protein, with translation MQTQSRHMIFGKDLRVLMSIGLTTGLICSADIALPLGHIPWILYFIPLALSFQMRNRQAPLPFAALCSLLICAGFVFSPPGTSLSTATFNRLTGVMTLWFVAWFLVRLRIRQDKLGQTEERWQILAHHTHDILWEWDITTDRHWWSANARALFNLDSESEPSIRAWASRLHPDERPRVTENVQRAIAGSDSGWADEYRFRTADGSYRSYFDRGTILRTPDGKAVRMIGAMIDVTDRKERENALAFFRSLLDQATDAIEIIDPASARFLDCNEPAHADLGYTREEFLQLSVFDIAPHFDPEVWRERIRSMPPQGSVPTESIHRRKDGSTFPVEVSCRLVHLDRPYILAIVRDVSVRKSTEQALRLSEQRYRDLVERIDGIVWEADASTFQFTFVSGHAETLLGYPVQQWLDDPQFWPNHLHPDDRAAAIQYCHDHTARGAAHSFEYRMIAADGRTVWVYDSVTVSLMDGKAQTLQGVILDITERKHIEAALRESEERFRQAYHHASLGISTADLAGHISQVNPAICAILGYEEGELRGRTFQSLTHPDDLPANLERVKSLLDGRATRQEFEKRYIRKDGTHVWATVSISLIRSAEGIPSHLLAMVRDITDRKLAEEAARHRQQELRLLLEEFPAILWTMSPDLHFTSSTGRGLTTLGLAPDEIVGQSLEQFMTGLGALPPILEQHQRALKGDRVTLELATNVATFHTHVEPRFDGHGRIVGTIGVAMDITDRKRNEEALRMSTKRLQLALRTSEMGVWEWDAASDRIYWSEECFSIFGLRSFEGTLQAFRQLVHPDHREAFSDALEYAIAAHTPVTLEFQFIRSDGAVRWASNLGQATYDQAGQVIRFTGTVQDVTARKAAETELQQAYDRLRDATLRLTQAEEFERGRISRELHDEFGQALTALQFDLFSLRKRLESDSIPRHDPAVLNRISTMITLTERTMAAIHYMTTILRPAMLDELGLFPALQASVDEFSFRTGINCEFTAGPDRAATPVDSDIATAAYRIMQELLTNVIRHANASHVNIVLDIQDGQLELEFQDNGIGITPNQIDATTSYGIQGMQERAALLGGSFTITGRPGTGTRAGLTLPLTRQQAMQPRHD, from the coding sequence ATGCAGACCCAGTCTCGGCACATGATATTCGGGAAGGATTTGCGCGTTCTGATGTCGATCGGCCTGACCACCGGCCTGATTTGCTCGGCTGATATTGCGCTCCCCCTCGGCCACATTCCCTGGATCCTCTATTTTATTCCGCTCGCCCTCAGCTTTCAGATGCGGAATCGGCAAGCCCCCCTGCCCTTCGCGGCTCTCTGCTCGCTGTTGATCTGCGCGGGCTTCGTATTCTCACCGCCCGGGACCTCGCTCTCGACCGCAACTTTCAATCGACTCACCGGGGTGATGACGCTCTGGTTCGTCGCCTGGTTCCTTGTGCGACTTCGGATACGACAGGACAAGCTTGGACAGACCGAGGAACGATGGCAGATTCTAGCCCACCATACCCATGACATCCTCTGGGAATGGGACATCACGACCGATCGCCATTGGTGGAGCGCCAACGCACGAGCCCTCTTCAATTTAGACTCGGAGTCGGAACCGTCGATTCGAGCCTGGGCATCGCGACTGCATCCGGATGAGCGCCCGAGGGTGACGGAAAACGTGCAACGAGCGATTGCCGGCAGCGACTCCGGCTGGGCCGACGAATACCGTTTCCGTACGGCTGATGGGTCCTATCGCAGCTACTTCGATCGTGGCACGATCCTCCGGACGCCGGACGGCAAGGCGGTGCGGATGATCGGGGCGATGATCGACGTAACGGATCGCAAGGAACGGGAAAATGCCCTCGCCTTCTTCCGCTCCCTCCTGGATCAGGCCACCGACGCCATCGAGATCATCGACCCGGCCTCGGCTCGTTTTTTAGACTGCAACGAGCCCGCCCATGCCGATCTCGGCTATACCCGTGAAGAATTTCTGCAGCTCTCCGTCTTCGATATTGCGCCGCACTTCGACCCTGAAGTGTGGCGGGAGCGAATTCGATCGATGCCGCCACAGGGATCGGTTCCGACGGAATCGATCCACCGACGCAAGGATGGCTCGACCTTTCCTGTGGAAGTGAGCTGTCGATTGGTGCATCTGGATCGCCCCTACATCCTGGCGATCGTGCGCGACGTCTCGGTTCGCAAATCCACCGAACAGGCTCTGCGGCTATCCGAACAACGCTATCGCGACCTCGTGGAACGCATCGACGGGATCGTGTGGGAGGCCGACGCCAGCACCTTTCAGTTTACATTTGTCAGCGGCCATGCCGAAACGTTGCTCGGTTATCCCGTTCAACAATGGTTGGATGATCCGCAATTCTGGCCTAACCATCTCCATCCCGACGACCGGGCCGCGGCCATCCAGTACTGTCACGATCACACGGCCAGAGGCGCCGCCCATAGCTTCGAATACCGCATGATCGCGGCGGATGGCCGCACGGTGTGGGTATATGACAGCGTAACGGTCTCCCTGATGGACGGCAAAGCGCAAACGCTGCAGGGTGTGATCCTCGATATTACCGAACGCAAACACATCGAGGCGGCATTGCGTGAGAGCGAAGAGCGCTTTCGCCAGGCCTATCATCATGCCTCACTGGGGATCTCGACCGCAGATCTTGCCGGACACATCAGTCAGGTGAACCCTGCTATCTGCGCCATCTTAGGCTATGAGGAAGGGGAACTGCGCGGCCGCACCTTCCAATCGTTGACACACCCCGACGACTTGCCCGCCAATCTTGAAAGAGTAAAGAGCCTGCTGGATGGTCGGGCGACTCGCCAGGAGTTCGAAAAGCGATACATCCGCAAGGACGGCACCCATGTGTGGGCCACGGTCAGCATCTCTCTGATTCGATCAGCCGAGGGAATCCCATCTCACCTGCTGGCGATGGTACGGGACATCACGGATCGAAAACTTGCCGAGGAGGCCGCACGTCACCGGCAGCAAGAACTCCGCCTCCTACTCGAGGAATTCCCGGCCATCCTTTGGACCATGAGCCCGGATTTGCACTTTACCTCCTCGACCGGTCGAGGCCTGACGACGTTGGGGTTGGCGCCCGATGAGATCGTGGGCCAGTCGCTGGAGCAATTTATGACCGGCCTTGGCGCTCTCCCTCCCATACTGGAACAACACCAGCGCGCCCTCAAGGGAGACCGCGTCACGCTGGAACTGGCGACGAATGTCGCGACGTTTCATACCCATGTCGAACCGCGCTTTGACGGCCATGGACGAATCGTCGGCACTATCGGCGTCGCCATGGATATCACCGACCGTAAACGCAACGAAGAAGCGCTCCGCATGAGCACGAAACGCCTACAGTTGGCCTTGAGGACCTCCGAAATGGGAGTGTGGGAGTGGGATGCGGCAAGTGACCGAATCTACTGGTCCGAAGAATGCTTCAGCATTTTCGGTCTCCGATCCTTTGAAGGCACCCTGCAGGCCTTTCGTCAACTTGTTCATCCCGACCACCGTGAAGCCTTCAGCGACGCCTTGGAGTATGCAATCGCGGCCCACACCCCTGTCACGCTGGAGTTCCAATTCATTCGCTCTGACGGCGCCGTACGATGGGCGTCCAACCTCGGCCAAGCCACCTACGATCAGGCCGGCCAGGTCATCCGCTTTACCGGCACGGTCCAGGACGTCACTGCGAGAAAAGCCGCGGAGACCGAACTCCAGCAGGCCTACGATCGTCTTCGAGACGCCACCCTCCGGCTGACCCAGGCCGAAGAATTCGAGCGCGGACGGATTTCACGTGAACTCCACGACGAGTTCGGTCAAGCTCTCACGGCGCTGCAGTTTGACCTGTTCAGCCTCCGTAAGCGCCTGGAGTCCGACTCCATTCCCAGACACGATCCCGCGGTCCTTAACCGTATCTCAACCATGATTACCCTGACCGAACGCACGATGGCGGCCATCCATTACATGACGACCATTCTACGCCCTGCCATGCTGGACGAGCTCGGACTGTTCCCGGCCTTGCAGGCGAGCGTCGATGAATTTTCTTTCCGCACCGGCATCAACTGCGAATTCACAGCCGGGCCGGACCGGGCCGCGACGCCCGTCGATTCAGACATTGCGACCGCCGCCTATCGCATCATGCAGGAATTGCTGACCAACGTAATCCGGCATGCCAACGCATCGCACGTCAATATTGTCTTGGATATTCAAGACGGCCAGCTTGAATTGGAATTTCAAGACAACGGCATCGGCATCACTCCCAACCAGATAGACGCGACCACGTCCTACGGCATCCAAGGCATGCAGGAACGGGCGGCATTGCTTGGAGGATCGTTCACCATCACCGGCAGGCCGGGCACCGGGACCAGAGCAGGCCTGACGCTTCCCCTGACCCGGCAGCAAGCGATGCAACCACGCCATGACTAG
- a CDS encoding carboxypeptidase M32 — MPRIIPRTRRWKESDVKNLATLEPLSTRLLEIQRINAAASVLSWDQETYMPVGGGPARAEQIAVLQGLAHQKLVSDEIAALLSSWVDPTTGQAAEQGQESWDEPSRSLLREVWRDFSRAKKLPSAFVVRLSRACSLAQQAWVEARTASDFKAFLPHLSSLLAMKREEADYLGYKASPYDALLDVYEPGSTIAQLTPLFEQLRARLVPLLKRVTQSAVSIDHRALTQHFDSARQIEFGRLVLTAMGYDFERGRLDLSAHPFTTSFHPTDVRVTTRVFEEDLPSCLFSCIHEGGHGLYDQGLDPRYYGTPLGESVSLGIHESQSRLWENCVGRSRPFWRFFYPILQQTFPEQLRHVGLEQFYVAINRAQPSLIRVEADELTYNLHIMLRFEIERDLVEGRVQPEDLPGIWNEKMRHDLGVVPDRDADGVLQDVHWSMGAFGYFPTYTMGNLYAVQFYEQAARELPHLEEDIAAGRLMGLRRWLEQKIHRWGRMFTPTHLCQRITGTSLDPEPFLRYVERKYSELYRLS, encoded by the coding sequence ATGCCGCGGATCATACCACGGACCCGGCGGTGGAAGGAGTCAGACGTGAAGAACCTCGCAACCTTGGAACCGCTTTCGACCCGCTTGCTGGAAATCCAACGCATCAATGCCGCCGCCTCGGTCTTGTCCTGGGACCAGGAAACGTACATGCCCGTCGGAGGGGGCCCCGCGCGCGCCGAGCAGATCGCGGTGTTGCAGGGACTGGCGCACCAAAAACTCGTCTCCGACGAGATCGCGGCCTTGCTGTCGTCATGGGTAGACCCGACCACCGGACAAGCAGCGGAGCAAGGGCAGGAGTCCTGGGACGAACCATCCCGATCCCTCCTGCGCGAGGTCTGGCGCGACTTCAGCCGCGCCAAGAAGCTGCCCTCGGCCTTCGTCGTGCGTCTGAGTCGCGCCTGCTCGTTGGCTCAGCAGGCGTGGGTCGAGGCACGGACGGCAAGCGACTTCAAGGCCTTCCTTCCTCACCTCTCGAGTCTGTTGGCGATGAAACGCGAGGAAGCCGATTACCTCGGCTACAAGGCTTCCCCCTATGATGCGTTGCTCGACGTCTATGAGCCCGGCTCGACCATTGCCCAACTGACTCCGCTCTTCGAACAACTTCGCGCACGATTGGTCCCGCTTTTGAAACGAGTGACACAGAGCGCCGTCTCGATCGATCACAGGGCGCTCACGCAGCACTTCGACAGCGCGCGTCAAATCGAATTCGGCCGGCTGGTGCTCACGGCCATGGGGTATGACTTCGAGCGAGGCCGGCTGGACCTCTCCGCCCATCCCTTCACTACATCGTTTCATCCCACCGATGTGCGCGTGACGACCAGGGTCTTCGAGGAGGATCTGCCCTCCTGCCTCTTCAGCTGCATCCACGAGGGCGGCCACGGGCTCTACGACCAAGGCCTCGATCCCCGCTATTACGGCACCCCGTTGGGAGAATCCGTGTCGCTGGGAATTCATGAAAGCCAATCACGGTTGTGGGAAAACTGCGTCGGCCGCTCACGCCCCTTCTGGCGGTTTTTTTATCCGATCCTGCAGCAGACCTTCCCCGAACAGTTGCGGCACGTGGGATTGGAGCAGTTCTACGTCGCCATCAACCGCGCGCAACCGTCGCTGATCCGTGTCGAGGCGGACGAGCTGACGTACAACTTGCACATCATGCTGAGATTCGAGATCGAGCGGGACCTAGTCGAGGGACGCGTGCAGCCGGAGGACCTGCCCGGTATTTGGAACGAAAAGATGCGGCATGATCTCGGAGTTGTTCCAGATCGAGACGCCGACGGGGTGCTGCAGGACGTGCATTGGTCCATGGGAGCATTCGGCTACTTTCCGACCTACACCATGGGCAACCTCTACGCCGTGCAATTCTATGAGCAGGCCGCGCGCGAACTGCCGCATCTGGAAGAGGACATCGCCGCGGGCCGGCTGATGGGATTGCGACGGTGGCTGGAACAGAAGATCCATCGCTGGGGGCGCATGTTCACCCCAACGCACTTGTGCCAGCGCATCACGGGGACAAGTCTCGATCCCGAACCATTCCTGCGCTATGTCGAACGGAAATACTCCGAGCTGTATCGACTCAGCTGA
- a CDS encoding PAS domain S-box protein — protein MGTKAAKRQPSRQGSVKQQAAVMVTSRDGLIKAFSRAAERMLGVRAQAVVGKLTPVAFHDETEWRRRLPKPKKTPRALETAAFRLIVAKAGLRRPSEAAWTYVRRDGHRFPVIVSITAFPAEGGRVGGYVFVIHDTSRQLHTEQMLRRQAELLDLANDAILVRDLKRDTITYWNDGAVRLYGWSNKEALGAYIHKFLHTKFPRPLPEVKRKFLANGFWNGELVHTTKTGKRITVSSRWTLLRDANGVPEGSLELNTDITTQKHAQAVLEAAHEELERRVTERTAALSEANERLRVLSRRLMEIQETERRAIARDLHDEVGQALTAIRLNLQEIRDAPKSQSVEKEIVDSMQVLDQVLQHVRSIALDLRPSLLDELGLVPALRWYVAKQAERAGWHVDFQVEGMTTRPSPDVEIACFRLTQEALTNVVRHASAQRVKVSLRSDRGTLVLIVRDDGVGFEPQLLRSDPRAQRTVGLSGMEERVRLVGGQFALSSARRQGTEVRATFQLDEGERR, from the coding sequence ATGGGTACGAAAGCTGCGAAACGACAGCCATCCCGGCAAGGCTCGGTGAAGCAACAGGCCGCGGTCATGGTCACGTCGCGGGACGGGCTGATCAAGGCCTTCAGCAGGGCGGCCGAGCGCATGTTGGGCGTACGGGCTCAAGCGGTGGTGGGAAAACTCACGCCGGTGGCTTTTCATGACGAGACGGAGTGGCGCCGGCGTTTGCCCAAGCCCAAGAAGACGCCCCGTGCGTTGGAGACGGCAGCCTTCCGGCTCATTGTCGCCAAGGCAGGATTGAGACGTCCCTCCGAGGCTGCATGGACCTATGTCCGTCGCGACGGCCACCGCTTTCCCGTCATTGTGTCGATCACCGCCTTCCCGGCCGAGGGCGGTCGGGTTGGGGGCTATGTCTTCGTCATTCATGATACGAGTCGGCAGTTGCACACAGAGCAGATGTTGCGCCGGCAGGCCGAATTGCTGGACCTTGCCAACGATGCGATTCTCGTGCGCGATCTCAAGCGGGACACAATTACGTATTGGAATGACGGAGCGGTCCGGCTCTACGGTTGGAGTAACAAAGAGGCGTTGGGGGCCTACATTCACAAATTCCTGCACACCAAGTTTCCGCGTCCCTTACCGGAGGTGAAACGGAAGTTTCTTGCGAACGGATTCTGGAACGGCGAGCTTGTTCACACCACCAAGACCGGCAAGCGAATCACGGTGTCCAGTCGGTGGACGTTATTGCGGGACGCGAATGGCGTCCCTGAAGGAAGTCTCGAACTCAATACCGACATTACGACTCAGAAGCACGCGCAGGCGGTGCTCGAGGCCGCCCACGAAGAACTCGAGCGGCGGGTCACCGAGCGGACGGCGGCGCTCAGCGAGGCGAATGAGCGCTTGCGCGTGCTCTCGCGTCGCCTGATGGAGATTCAGGAGACGGAACGTCGTGCGATTGCCCGTGATTTGCATGATGAAGTCGGCCAGGCTTTGACGGCCATCCGGCTCAATTTACAGGAAATTCGAGACGCGCCCAAATCCCAATCGGTCGAAAAGGAGATTGTCGACAGCATGCAGGTGCTGGATCAAGTACTCCAACACGTGCGGAGCATAGCCCTCGATCTTCGTCCATCGCTTCTCGACGAACTGGGGTTGGTGCCGGCCTTACGGTGGTATGTGGCCAAACAGGCGGAGCGGGCGGGGTGGCATGTGGACTTCCAGGTCGAAGGCATGACCACCCGTCCCTCTCCCGACGTCGAAATCGCTTGCTTTCGATTAACCCAAGAAGCCTTGACCAACGTGGTGCGCCATGCCTCCGCGCAGCGCGTCAAAGTATCGTTGCGAAGCGATCGCGGAACGCTTGTGTTAATCGTCCGGGATGACGGCGTGGGATTCGAGCCGCAGCTGCTTCGCTCCGACCCTCGCGCACAGAGGACGGTTGGGCTCTCGGGGATGGAGGAACGGGTTCGCCTGGTCGGCGGACAATTTGCACTTTCGTCCGCCCGTCGCCAGGGCACGGAGGTTCGCGCGACGTTTCAGCTCGACGAGGGAGAGCGACGATGA
- a CDS encoding response regulator transcription factor: protein MSTVRVLLAEDHTLVRAGFRALLEKLEGVQVIGEVSDGRDALNMAKELTPDIVLMDIAMPGLNGLEATRRLRQACPGTKVLMLSMYTNEEYLKEALRAGAAGYLLKDADRTEFELAIKTVCRGGTYLAPALAKFTVDAFCRDDAAPAGPLAKLTARQREILQLVAEGCSTKQIAQRLNLSVKTVEAHRTQIMDRLEIHDIPGLVRLAVRTGLVAPDP, encoded by the coding sequence ATGAGTACGGTCCGTGTCTTACTCGCTGAAGACCATACGCTGGTCCGAGCCGGGTTTCGTGCGTTGCTCGAAAAACTGGAGGGGGTCCAAGTCATCGGGGAAGTGAGCGATGGTCGCGATGCGCTCAACATGGCCAAGGAATTGACCCCCGACATTGTGCTGATGGATATCGCGATGCCCGGACTCAATGGACTCGAAGCCACCCGCCGTTTGCGCCAGGCTTGTCCGGGAACGAAGGTCCTCATGTTGTCGATGTACACGAACGAGGAATATCTCAAGGAAGCGCTCCGGGCCGGTGCAGCCGGGTATCTGCTGAAAGACGCGGATCGAACCGAGTTTGAGTTGGCCATTAAGACCGTATGTCGGGGTGGGACCTACCTGGCGCCGGCGCTCGCGAAGTTTACGGTCGACGCCTTCTGCCGGGACGATGCCGCTCCCGCCGGTCCTCTCGCGAAGCTGACTGCCAGGCAACGCGAGATTCTGCAGTTGGTCGCGGAAGGGTGCTCGACCAAACAAATCGCCCAACGATTGAATCTCAGCGTCAAAACAGTGGAAGCGCATCGTACCCAAATCATGGATCGCCTTGAAATCCATGATATTCCCGGCCTTGTACGGCTGGCCGTCCGGACGGGGCTTGTTGCCCCGGATCCATAA